A single region of the Candidatus Zixiibacteriota bacterium genome encodes:
- a CDS encoding ABC transporter substrate-binding protein — translation MQVISVLFAAAVCLAGAFFGGQGSSEAQERLRIAWAGDSPANSPIWVVQEKGLLKKHGLHGEVIRITNSPTAVQALLAGELDVIVTSVTTLVSSRLAGADIVMILGMVPTFVDHIISIPSIERVEQLKGRTGGVNRLGSTSDLGLRLALRRLGVDPEKDVKIITAGGNPERFAALSKGVVQFSIMPEPFVREAEKLGFRDLLDIGSLKIPFWWNAVLTKESTARARRPVMLRFARAMIEAVHSIKTEKESSKAIFSKNLRLTDPEGLERAYRAYNAVFPENLLPTPEGVKTLLEDLAPRNPKAATADPKTFVDPSLIREIEGAGFIKQLYRRN, via the coding sequence ATGCAAGTCATTTCTGTTTTGTTCGCGGCCGCCGTCTGCCTGGCGGGCGCCTTTTTCGGCGGACAGGGATCGTCGGAGGCCCAGGAACGGTTGCGAATCGCGTGGGCGGGAGACAGCCCCGCCAACAGCCCGATCTGGGTCGTGCAGGAGAAAGGGCTGCTCAAGAAGCACGGCCTGCACGGCGAGGTGATCCGGATCACCAACAGCCCCACGGCGGTGCAGGCTCTGCTCGCCGGCGAGCTGGACGTGATCGTCACCTCGGTGACGACGCTTGTCAGCTCGCGCCTCGCCGGAGCGGACATCGTCATGATTCTGGGGATGGTCCCCACCTTCGTCGACCACATCATTTCCATTCCCTCCATCGAACGCGTGGAGCAGCTCAAAGGGAGGACGGGCGGCGTCAACCGTCTCGGCAGCACTTCCGATCTCGGGCTTCGGCTCGCGCTGAGGAGGCTCGGCGTGGACCCGGAAAAGGACGTCAAGATCATTACCGCGGGCGGTAATCCGGAAAGGTTCGCCGCGCTGTCCAAAGGAGTCGTGCAGTTTTCGATCATGCCCGAGCCTTTCGTGCGGGAGGCGGAAAAGCTCGGCTTCCGCGACCTGCTGGACATCGGCTCGTTGAAGATCCCCTTCTGGTGGAATGCGGTGCTCACCAAGGAAAGCACGGCCCGGGCCCGCCGGCCCGTCATGCTGCGCTTCGCGCGCGCCATGATCGAGGCGGTCCACTCGATCAAGACCGAAAAGGAAAGCAGCAAGGCGATCTTCAGCAAGAACCTGCGGCTGACCGACCCCGAGGGGCTGGAGCGCGCCTATCGAGCCTACAACGCGGTCTTTCCCGAAAACCTGCTGCCGACGCCGGAGGGCGTGAAGACGTTGCTCGAGGATCTGGCGCCGCGAAATCCCAAGGCCGCGACCGCCGATCCGAAGACGTTCGTCGATCCCAGCCTGATCCGGGAAATCGAGGGGGCGGGCTTCATCAAGCAGCTTTACAGGAGAAATTAA